CCGCGCGTGGCGCCGGGACACCGCGTCCCGCGGCACGACGATGTCGTTGTCCGACACGCGCCCGACGACGTACTCGTCGCGCGTGAGCGCAATCCGGCGCCCGAGATCGGGCCCCGGCGGATACAACAGGATCAGGCACGCATCTCCGTAGGTGCGCTTCGGAGGCGACGGCGGCGCGACACCTTTTTTCAGAAACAGCGTGGCGTTGTCGTTCCCTTTGGCCATGGGCCCCTCATCCGCGCGCGGCGAATCGGTCGCTGGTCGCGCCGAGACGCGCGAGTTCCTCCTGAGACAATCCGCTGGCTGCCTCGATTGTCACCGACGCGGCCTTGCCGGTGGACATCTCGCTCGCCGTCACCTCGAGGATGCCGTCCGCGTCGATCGTGAACGATACCTCGACCCGGACCCTGCCGGCCTTGTCGCGGGGCAAGTCGCCGAGCACGAATCGGCCGAGGTAGCGGTTGTCCGACGCCTTGTCGGACTCGCCCTGGTAGACGCGGATCGACACGAAGTCCTGGTTGTCCTCCGTCGTTGCGAACACCTTGCGTTCGCGCGTCGGCACGGTCGTATTCGCCGGAATGATCACCGACATCTTGTCACCGGCGGTGCGGATGCCGAGCGAGTGCGGCGTGACGTCGAGCAGGATGACTTCCTGCAGCTCGCCGCCGACGATGCCGCTTTGGGTCGCGGCCCCCATCGCGACGATTTCGTCCGGATTGACGTTCTTCGACGGCTCCTTGCCGAAGATGTCCACGACGCGCTCCTGGACGGCCGGCATGCGACTCATTCCGCCGACGAGCAGCACCTGATCGATGTCCGCCGGCGACACGTGCGCCGCGTTCATCGCCACCTCGCATGGCGCGCGCAGCCGGTCGAGCAAATCGCGGCATGCGGCCTCGAATTCGCCGCGCGAGATCTCGCGCTGTAGATGCAATGGACCGCTCGGTCCGACGGCGAGAAACGGCAGGTTCACGTCCGTGGTCATCGCCGACGACAGCTCGATCTTCGCCCTCTCGGCCGCCTCCTTGAGCCGCTGCAGCGCGACCGCGTCCTCGCGCAAGTCGACCCCGTGGACCTCTTGAAACTCGCGGGCGAGCAGATCGATCAGCTTGCGGTCGAAGTCGTCGCCGCCCAGCGCCGTGTCGCCGCTCGTCGCCAGGACCTCGAACACGCCGGATTCGATCGCGAGGATCGACACGTCGAACGTGCCGCCGCCGAGGTCGAACACGGCGAGCCGCTGGTTGTGCCCCTGGTGCGCCCCGTATGCGAGGGCCGCGGCGGTCGGCTCGTTCAGGATCGACCGGATGTGCAGTCCCGCGATCGCCCCGGCGTCCTTGGTCGCCTGGCGCTGGACGTCGTCGAAGTACGCCGGCACCGTCACGATCGCCTCGTCGACCGCCTCGCCGAGGTAGTCCTCGGCGACCTGTTTCATCTTCGCGAGGATGTGAGCGGAGATCTCCTGCGGCGACTTGGCCTCGTCCCCGATCTTGATCCACGCGTCGCCGTTGGTCGCCTCCACGATCTCGTACGGCGCGGTCTCGCGCAGCCGCTGCACCTCCGGATCGTCGAAACGCCGGCCGATGAGCCGCTTGACGCCGAACACGGTGCGCGCCGGGTTCGTCACCATCTGGCGCTTGGAGGGTGCGCCGACGACGAGGTCCCCGTCGGCCGTCCACGACACCATCGACGGCGTCGTGCGGCCGCCTTCCTGGTTGTGGATCACGACCGGATCGCCACCTTCGAGCACGGCGACGCAGGAGTTGGTCGTACCGAGGTCGATTCCAATGATGCGTTGGCTCATCGCGACAGGCGCTCAGCGGCCGAAGAACTTCTTGAACAAGCCGCCCTTTTTGTCCGGGGGCAGCCGGTCGAGAGCCTCGTGGGCTCGCTTGTACTCCGGGTCCAGGGCGAGCGCGCGCTCGAACTCGCGACGCGCCTCCTCGATCCGGCCCGCTTCCTCGTGTTCGAGGCCCCAGGCGTAGTGCATCTGCACCCGGTACTTCTTGGTCTGCGGCTCCTCGGCCGCGATGCGATGCAGCGCGCGTCGCGCGTCGGCGTAGCGGCCTGCGGCGAGCTGCGCGAGCGCCTGTTCGTACGCTTCGGCTCGCCGCCGCACGGTGTCCTGCAGACCGGCGGCGATCGCGGCGGCGGCGCGGGCCGGCGGCGGCGTTCCGGCCACGGGCCGCCGGGTACTGCCCGCGCCGGGCGCCGAGCGGCGCGCGCTGCCCGTCCGCTGCGCGGTCGCGGGGGCCGCGGGCGCCGGGCGGCGCGCCGTGGTCGCGGCGACCGGGCGTGTGCCGGCTGCCGCGCGCGTGCCGGTGGCCGGCGGCGTCTTCGACTCCGGGGGGCTGGCCGCGCGCCGGGCAGTCGCCGGGGCCGCGGGGGCCGGGCGCGCGGCCGGCGCCCGCGGCGGCGTCTCCGGCGCGCCGGCCGACGCGCAGCTGGCCGGGGCCGCGGCCGGGGCGAACAGCTCGCGCATCTGCGCGCGGCGCGCGTCGTCGGACAGCCGCGTGTAGGCGTCTTTGATGCGCAGGAACAGCTCGTTGGCCGCGCGCACGGTGTCGCGCTCGCCGCGCGCGAACCGGCTCGGGTGGTAGCGTTTGGTGAGCGCGAGGAACGCCGCGCGCACCTGTTCGCTACCCGCGTCGTACCCGACGCCGAGCACTTCGAACGGATTGGCGGTCGCGAGACGCTCGAGTTCCGCGCGCAAGTGGGCGGCGGCGCCGGAGCCGCTGCCCT
This genomic window from Deltaproteobacteria bacterium contains:
- the dnaK gene encoding molecular chaperone DnaK, with the translated sequence MSQRIIGIDLGTTNSCVAVLEGGDPVVIHNQEGGRTTPSMVSWTADGDLVVGAPSKRQMVTNPARTVFGVKRLIGRRFDDPEVQRLRETAPYEIVEATNGDAWIKIGDEAKSPQEISAHILAKMKQVAEDYLGEAVDEAIVTVPAYFDDVQRQATKDAGAIAGLHIRSILNEPTAAALAYGAHQGHNQRLAVFDLGGGTFDVSILAIESGVFEVLATSGDTALGGDDFDRKLIDLLAREFQEVHGVDLREDAVALQRLKEAAERAKIELSSAMTTDVNLPFLAVGPSGPLHLQREISRGEFEAACRDLLDRLRAPCEVAMNAAHVSPADIDQVLLVGGMSRMPAVQERVVDIFGKEPSKNVNPDEIVAMGAATQSGIVGGELQEVILLDVTPHSLGIRTAGDKMSVIIPANTTVPTRERKVFATTEDNQDFVSIRVYQGESDKASDNRYLGRFVLGDLPRDKAGRVRVEVSFTIDADGILEVTASEMSTGKAASVTIEAASGLSQEELARLGATSDRFAARG
- a CDS encoding tetratricopeptide repeat protein gives rise to the protein MVSSADRAGSEGSGSGAAAHLRAELERLATANPFEVLGVGYDAGSEQVRAAFLALTKRYHPSRFARGERDTVRAANELFLRIKDAYTRLSDDARRAQMRELFAPAAAPASCASAGAPETPPRAPAARPAPAAPATARRAASPPESKTPPATGTRAAAGTRPVAATTARRPAPAAPATAQRTGSARRSAPGAGSTRRPVAGTPPPARAAAAIAAGLQDTVRRRAEAYEQALAQLAAGRYADARRALHRIAAEEPQTKKYRVQMHYAWGLEHEEAGRIEEARREFERALALDPEYKRAHEALDRLPPDKKGGLFKKFFGR